Proteins from a genomic interval of Saccopteryx leptura isolate mSacLep1 chromosome 13, mSacLep1_pri_phased_curated, whole genome shotgun sequence:
- the LZTS2 gene encoding leucine zipper putative tumor suppressor 2 isoform X3: MAIVQTLPVPLEPAPESTTAPQAAAMGSVSSLISGRPCPGGPAPSRHHGPPGPTFFRQQDGLLRGGYEAQEPLCPAVPPRKTAPGTTFTYINEDFQTESPSSPSSDIEDAREQRARNAHLRGPPPKLIPVSGKLEKNMEKILIRPTAFKPVLPKPRGAPSLPSFLGPRATGLSGSQGSLTQLFGGPASSSSSSSSSAADKPLALSGWASGCPSGTLSDSGRNSLSSLPTYSTGGAEPATNSPGGHLPSHGPGRGPLPGPARGAPTGPSHSDSGRSSSSKSTGSLGGRVAGGLLGSGPRASPDSSSCGERSPPPPPPPPPPSDEALLHCVLEGKLRDREAEMQQLQDSLDESEVTMSQVYEDRQRHWQREREDGAARAQRAQQLLQLQVFQLQQEKRQLQDDFAQLLQEREQLERRCATFEREQRELGPRLEETKWEVCQKSGEISLLKQQLKESQAELVQKGSELVALRVALREARAALRVSEGWARGLQEAARARELELEACSQELQRHRQEAERLREKAGQLDTEAAGLREPSVPPVTADPFLLAESDEAKAQRVAAGVGGSLRAQVERLRAELQQERRRGEEQRDSFEGERLAWQAEKEQVIRYQKQLQHNYIQMYRRNRQLEQELQQLNLELEARELADLGLAEPAPCICLEEITATEI, encoded by the exons ATGGCCATTGTGCAGACTCTGCCCGTGCCACTGGAGCCCGCTCCTGAGTCCACCACTGCCCCACAAGCTGCAGCCATGGGCAGTGTGAGCAGCCTCATCTCAGGCCGGCCCTGCCCCGGGGGGCCAGCTCCTTCCCGCCACCATGGCCCCCCGGGGCCCACCTTCTTCCGCCAGCAGGATGGGCTGCTGCGGGGTGGCTATGAAGCGCAGGAGCCGCTGTGCCCGGCTGTGCCCCCCAGGAAGACTGCGCCTGGCACCACGTTCACCTACATCAATGAGGACTTCCAGACAGAGTCACCCTCCAGCCCCAGCAGTGACATTGAGGATGCCCGAGAGCAGCGGGCACGTAATGCCCACCTCCGTGGCCCCCCACCAAAACTCATTCCTGTCTCCGGAAAGCTGGAGAAG AACATGGAGAAAATCCTGATCCGCCCAACAGCCTTCAAGCCAGTGCTGCCCAAACCTCGAGGGGCACCATCTCTCCCCAGCTTCCTGGGTCCTCGGGCCACCGGACTGTCTGGGAGCCAGGGCAGCCTAACCCAGCTGTTTGGGGGCCCtgcgtcctcctcctcctcctcctcctcctcagctgcCGACAAACCTTTGGCACTGAGTGGCTGGGCCAGTGGCTGCCCATCAGGAACGCTATCCGACTCCGGCCGAAACTCACTATCCAGCCTGCCCACTTACAGTACTGGGGGTGCAGAGCCAGCCACCAACTCCCCAGGTGGGCACCTGCCCTCCCATGGCCCTGGGCGGGGGCCACTGCCAGGGCCAGCCCGAGGAGCCCCTACTGGGCCCTCCCACTCGGACAGTGGCCGATCTTCCTCCAGCAAGAGCACAGGCTCCCTGGGGGGCCGCGTGGCTGGAGGCCTCCTGGGCAGTGGTCCCCGGGCCTCCCCTGACAGCAGCTCTTGTGGGGAGCGTTCGCCTCCACCGCCTCCGCCACCTCCACCCCCTTCGGATGAGGCCCTGCTGCACTGTGTCCTGGAAGGGAAGCTCCGTGACCGCGAGGCAGAGATGCAGCAGCTGCAGGACAGTCTGGACGAGAGCGAGGTGACCATGAGCCAG GTGTATGAGGATCGGCAGCGGCACTGGCAGCGGGAGCGAGAGGACGGTGCAGCCCGGGCACAGCGGGCAcagcagctgctgcagctgcAGGTGTTCCAGCTGCAGCAGGAGAAGCGGCAGCTGCAGGACGACTTTGCACAGCTGCTGCAGGAACGTGAACAGCTGGAGCGGCGCTGTGCCACCTTTGAGCGGGAACAGCGGGAGCTTGGGCCACGACTTGAGGAGACTAAATGGGAG GTGTGCCAGAAGTCAGGCGAGATCTCCCTACTGAAGCAGCAACTGAAGGAgtctcaggcagagctggtgcAGAAGGGCAGTGAGCTGGTGGCCCTGCGGGTAGCCCTGCGGGAGGCACGGGCAGCACTGCGGGTCAGTGAGGGCTGGGCGCGGGGTCTCCAGGAGGCGGCCCGAGCCCGGGAGCTGGAGCTGGAAGCCTGTTCTCAGGAGCTGCAAAGGCACCGCCAGGAGGCTGAGCGTCTGCGGGAGAAAGCTGGGCAGTTGGACACTGAGGCAGCTGGACTCCGGGAGCCCTCTGTTCCACCTGTCACTGCTGACCCATTTCTCCTGGCAGAGAGTGATGAGGCCAAGGCCCAGCGTGtggcagctggggtggggggcagcctgCGGGCCCAGGTGGAGCGGCTGCGAGCCGAGCTGCAGCAGGAGCGGCGGCGAGGcgaggagcagagggacagcttcGAGGGGGAACGGCTGGCCTGGCAGGCAGAGAAGGAGCAGGTGATCCGCTACCAGAAGCAGCTGCAGCACAACTACATCCAGATGTACCGGCGGAACCGGCAGCTGGAGCAGGAGCTGCAGCAGCTCAACCTGGAGTTGGAGGCCCGGGAGCTTGCTGACCTGGGCCTGGCCGAGCCAGCCCCCTGCATCTGCCTAGAGGAGATCACTGCCACCGAAATCTAG
- the LZTS2 gene encoding leucine zipper putative tumor suppressor 2 isoform X2, with the protein MVPSSLKVPLEAPGQARVSATMAIVQTLPVPLEPAPESTTAPQAAAMGSVSSLISGRPCPGGPAPSRHHGPPGPTFFRQQDGLLRGGYEAQEPLCPAVPPRKTAPGTTFTYINEDFQTESPSSPSSDIEDAREQRARNAHLRGPPPKLIPVSGKLEKNMEKILIRPTAFKPVLPKPRGAPSLPSFLGPRATGLSGSQGSLTQLFGGPASSSSSSSSSAADKPLALSGWASGCPSGTLSDSGRNSLSSLPTYSTGGAEPATNSPGGHLPSHGPGRGPLPGPARGAPTGPSHSDSGRSSSSKSTGSLGGRVAGGLLGSGPRASPDSSSCGERSPPPPPPPPPPSDEALLHCVLEGKLRDREAEMQQLQDSLDESEVYEDRQRHWQREREDGAARAQRAQQLLQLQVFQLQQEKRQLQDDFAQLLQEREQLERRCATFEREQRELGPRLEETKWEVCQKSGEISLLKQQLKESQAELVQKGSELVALRVALREARAALRVSEGWARGLQEAARARELELEACSQELQRHRQEAERLREKAGQLDTEAAGLREPSVPPVTADPFLLAESDEAKAQRVAAGVGGSLRAQVERLRAELQQERRRGEEQRDSFEGERLAWQAEKEQVIRYQKQLQHNYIQMYRRNRQLEQELQQLNLELEARELADLGLAEPAPCICLEEITATEI; encoded by the exons ATGGTGCCCTCATCCCTGAAG GTTCCCCTGGAGGCCCCTGGCCAGGCCAGAGTTTCTGCCACCATGGCCATTGTGCAGACTCTGCCCGTGCCACTGGAGCCCGCTCCTGAGTCCACCACTGCCCCACAAGCTGCAGCCATGGGCAGTGTGAGCAGCCTCATCTCAGGCCGGCCCTGCCCCGGGGGGCCAGCTCCTTCCCGCCACCATGGCCCCCCGGGGCCCACCTTCTTCCGCCAGCAGGATGGGCTGCTGCGGGGTGGCTATGAAGCGCAGGAGCCGCTGTGCCCGGCTGTGCCCCCCAGGAAGACTGCGCCTGGCACCACGTTCACCTACATCAATGAGGACTTCCAGACAGAGTCACCCTCCAGCCCCAGCAGTGACATTGAGGATGCCCGAGAGCAGCGGGCACGTAATGCCCACCTCCGTGGCCCCCCACCAAAACTCATTCCTGTCTCCGGAAAGCTGGAGAAG AACATGGAGAAAATCCTGATCCGCCCAACAGCCTTCAAGCCAGTGCTGCCCAAACCTCGAGGGGCACCATCTCTCCCCAGCTTCCTGGGTCCTCGGGCCACCGGACTGTCTGGGAGCCAGGGCAGCCTAACCCAGCTGTTTGGGGGCCCtgcgtcctcctcctcctcctcctcctcctcagctgcCGACAAACCTTTGGCACTGAGTGGCTGGGCCAGTGGCTGCCCATCAGGAACGCTATCCGACTCCGGCCGAAACTCACTATCCAGCCTGCCCACTTACAGTACTGGGGGTGCAGAGCCAGCCACCAACTCCCCAGGTGGGCACCTGCCCTCCCATGGCCCTGGGCGGGGGCCACTGCCAGGGCCAGCCCGAGGAGCCCCTACTGGGCCCTCCCACTCGGACAGTGGCCGATCTTCCTCCAGCAAGAGCACAGGCTCCCTGGGGGGCCGCGTGGCTGGAGGCCTCCTGGGCAGTGGTCCCCGGGCCTCCCCTGACAGCAGCTCTTGTGGGGAGCGTTCGCCTCCACCGCCTCCGCCACCTCCACCCCCTTCGGATGAGGCCCTGCTGCACTGTGTCCTGGAAGGGAAGCTCCGTGACCGCGAGGCAGAGATGCAGCAGCTGCAGGACAGTCTGGACGAGAGCGAG GTGTATGAGGATCGGCAGCGGCACTGGCAGCGGGAGCGAGAGGACGGTGCAGCCCGGGCACAGCGGGCAcagcagctgctgcagctgcAGGTGTTCCAGCTGCAGCAGGAGAAGCGGCAGCTGCAGGACGACTTTGCACAGCTGCTGCAGGAACGTGAACAGCTGGAGCGGCGCTGTGCCACCTTTGAGCGGGAACAGCGGGAGCTTGGGCCACGACTTGAGGAGACTAAATGGGAG GTGTGCCAGAAGTCAGGCGAGATCTCCCTACTGAAGCAGCAACTGAAGGAgtctcaggcagagctggtgcAGAAGGGCAGTGAGCTGGTGGCCCTGCGGGTAGCCCTGCGGGAGGCACGGGCAGCACTGCGGGTCAGTGAGGGCTGGGCGCGGGGTCTCCAGGAGGCGGCCCGAGCCCGGGAGCTGGAGCTGGAAGCCTGTTCTCAGGAGCTGCAAAGGCACCGCCAGGAGGCTGAGCGTCTGCGGGAGAAAGCTGGGCAGTTGGACACTGAGGCAGCTGGACTCCGGGAGCCCTCTGTTCCACCTGTCACTGCTGACCCATTTCTCCTGGCAGAGAGTGATGAGGCCAAGGCCCAGCGTGtggcagctggggtggggggcagcctgCGGGCCCAGGTGGAGCGGCTGCGAGCCGAGCTGCAGCAGGAGCGGCGGCGAGGcgaggagcagagggacagcttcGAGGGGGAACGGCTGGCCTGGCAGGCAGAGAAGGAGCAGGTGATCCGCTACCAGAAGCAGCTGCAGCACAACTACATCCAGATGTACCGGCGGAACCGGCAGCTGGAGCAGGAGCTGCAGCAGCTCAACCTGGAGTTGGAGGCCCGGGAGCTTGCTGACCTGGGCCTGGCCGAGCCAGCCCCCTGCATCTGCCTAGAGGAGATCACTGCCACCGAAATCTAG
- the LZTS2 gene encoding leucine zipper putative tumor suppressor 2 isoform X1, producing the protein MVPSSLKVPLEAPGQARVSATMAIVQTLPVPLEPAPESTTAPQAAAMGSVSSLISGRPCPGGPAPSRHHGPPGPTFFRQQDGLLRGGYEAQEPLCPAVPPRKTAPGTTFTYINEDFQTESPSSPSSDIEDAREQRARNAHLRGPPPKLIPVSGKLEKNMEKILIRPTAFKPVLPKPRGAPSLPSFLGPRATGLSGSQGSLTQLFGGPASSSSSSSSSAADKPLALSGWASGCPSGTLSDSGRNSLSSLPTYSTGGAEPATNSPGGHLPSHGPGRGPLPGPARGAPTGPSHSDSGRSSSSKSTGSLGGRVAGGLLGSGPRASPDSSSCGERSPPPPPPPPPPSDEALLHCVLEGKLRDREAEMQQLQDSLDESEVTMSQVYEDRQRHWQREREDGAARAQRAQQLLQLQVFQLQQEKRQLQDDFAQLLQEREQLERRCATFEREQRELGPRLEETKWEVCQKSGEISLLKQQLKESQAELVQKGSELVALRVALREARAALRVSEGWARGLQEAARARELELEACSQELQRHRQEAERLREKAGQLDTEAAGLREPSVPPVTADPFLLAESDEAKAQRVAAGVGGSLRAQVERLRAELQQERRRGEEQRDSFEGERLAWQAEKEQVIRYQKQLQHNYIQMYRRNRQLEQELQQLNLELEARELADLGLAEPAPCICLEEITATEI; encoded by the exons ATGGTGCCCTCATCCCTGAAG GTTCCCCTGGAGGCCCCTGGCCAGGCCAGAGTTTCTGCCACCATGGCCATTGTGCAGACTCTGCCCGTGCCACTGGAGCCCGCTCCTGAGTCCACCACTGCCCCACAAGCTGCAGCCATGGGCAGTGTGAGCAGCCTCATCTCAGGCCGGCCCTGCCCCGGGGGGCCAGCTCCTTCCCGCCACCATGGCCCCCCGGGGCCCACCTTCTTCCGCCAGCAGGATGGGCTGCTGCGGGGTGGCTATGAAGCGCAGGAGCCGCTGTGCCCGGCTGTGCCCCCCAGGAAGACTGCGCCTGGCACCACGTTCACCTACATCAATGAGGACTTCCAGACAGAGTCACCCTCCAGCCCCAGCAGTGACATTGAGGATGCCCGAGAGCAGCGGGCACGTAATGCCCACCTCCGTGGCCCCCCACCAAAACTCATTCCTGTCTCCGGAAAGCTGGAGAAG AACATGGAGAAAATCCTGATCCGCCCAACAGCCTTCAAGCCAGTGCTGCCCAAACCTCGAGGGGCACCATCTCTCCCCAGCTTCCTGGGTCCTCGGGCCACCGGACTGTCTGGGAGCCAGGGCAGCCTAACCCAGCTGTTTGGGGGCCCtgcgtcctcctcctcctcctcctcctcctcagctgcCGACAAACCTTTGGCACTGAGTGGCTGGGCCAGTGGCTGCCCATCAGGAACGCTATCCGACTCCGGCCGAAACTCACTATCCAGCCTGCCCACTTACAGTACTGGGGGTGCAGAGCCAGCCACCAACTCCCCAGGTGGGCACCTGCCCTCCCATGGCCCTGGGCGGGGGCCACTGCCAGGGCCAGCCCGAGGAGCCCCTACTGGGCCCTCCCACTCGGACAGTGGCCGATCTTCCTCCAGCAAGAGCACAGGCTCCCTGGGGGGCCGCGTGGCTGGAGGCCTCCTGGGCAGTGGTCCCCGGGCCTCCCCTGACAGCAGCTCTTGTGGGGAGCGTTCGCCTCCACCGCCTCCGCCACCTCCACCCCCTTCGGATGAGGCCCTGCTGCACTGTGTCCTGGAAGGGAAGCTCCGTGACCGCGAGGCAGAGATGCAGCAGCTGCAGGACAGTCTGGACGAGAGCGAGGTGACCATGAGCCAG GTGTATGAGGATCGGCAGCGGCACTGGCAGCGGGAGCGAGAGGACGGTGCAGCCCGGGCACAGCGGGCAcagcagctgctgcagctgcAGGTGTTCCAGCTGCAGCAGGAGAAGCGGCAGCTGCAGGACGACTTTGCACAGCTGCTGCAGGAACGTGAACAGCTGGAGCGGCGCTGTGCCACCTTTGAGCGGGAACAGCGGGAGCTTGGGCCACGACTTGAGGAGACTAAATGGGAG GTGTGCCAGAAGTCAGGCGAGATCTCCCTACTGAAGCAGCAACTGAAGGAgtctcaggcagagctggtgcAGAAGGGCAGTGAGCTGGTGGCCCTGCGGGTAGCCCTGCGGGAGGCACGGGCAGCACTGCGGGTCAGTGAGGGCTGGGCGCGGGGTCTCCAGGAGGCGGCCCGAGCCCGGGAGCTGGAGCTGGAAGCCTGTTCTCAGGAGCTGCAAAGGCACCGCCAGGAGGCTGAGCGTCTGCGGGAGAAAGCTGGGCAGTTGGACACTGAGGCAGCTGGACTCCGGGAGCCCTCTGTTCCACCTGTCACTGCTGACCCATTTCTCCTGGCAGAGAGTGATGAGGCCAAGGCCCAGCGTGtggcagctggggtggggggcagcctgCGGGCCCAGGTGGAGCGGCTGCGAGCCGAGCTGCAGCAGGAGCGGCGGCGAGGcgaggagcagagggacagcttcGAGGGGGAACGGCTGGCCTGGCAGGCAGAGAAGGAGCAGGTGATCCGCTACCAGAAGCAGCTGCAGCACAACTACATCCAGATGTACCGGCGGAACCGGCAGCTGGAGCAGGAGCTGCAGCAGCTCAACCTGGAGTTGGAGGCCCGGGAGCTTGCTGACCTGGGCCTGGCCGAGCCAGCCCCCTGCATCTGCCTAGAGGAGATCACTGCCACCGAAATCTAG